CTCGGGCCCGAGCGCCGCAACCATCCCGCAGAGGTCTTGCGAAAGAAGAAGAAGGAGTAGGCCGCCTTCGCGTTTCAGGCCTTCTTCGTGATGCCCGCGCGCTCCTGGGCGAGCGCGCCGAGCGCGGACCAGTCCTCGTCACCGCGTCCCTGCGCGACGCCGGTGAGGAAGTGGTCGCGCAGGAGGCTGGCCAGCGGGAGGGGCACCTCCGCCGTCCGCCCCGCTTCGAGCGCCAGCGTCACGTCCTTGAGGCCCAGGCGCAGCGCGAAGCCCGCGGGCGTGTACTGCCCCTTCGCGATGGCGCCCGCGTAGTTCTCGAAGATGGGCGCCTTGGCGAAGACGGACTTGAAGACGTCCAGGAACGCGGCGCGCTCCACGCCGCACTTCTCCGCGAGCGCGAAGGCCTCCGACAGGGCCTCCATCATGGATGCGATGAGGAAGTTGCCGGACAGCTTCACCGTGTTCGCGGCGGAGGGCCGCTCTCCCAGCTCCGTGAGGCCGCGCCCCAGGCCTGTGAGCACCGGACGCACGCGCTCTACCTGCGCCTTGGGGCCTGCCGCGACGACCCAGAGCTGCTTGCCCGCCGCTGCTTCCGGCCGGCCGAAGACGGGGGCCGACACGTAGCCCTGCCCCGCGTCCGCGTGCGCCTTCGTCAGGCGCTCCGACAGCGCGACGGAGATGGTGCTGGAGGAGACGTGGATGCCGTTCCTCGGCAGGGCGCTGACGATGCCGTCCTGGCCCAGCACGGCCGCTTCCGCGGCGTGGTCGTCCGCGAGCATGGACACGACGACCTCCGCGTCGCGTGCGGCCTCGGCGGGCGTCTTCGCCACGCGCGCGCCCTGCTGCTTCAGCGGCTCCGCCTTGGAGGCGGTGCGGTTCCAGACGGTGAGTTCATGGCCCGCGCCGGCCAGGTTCTTCGCCATGGGCGTGCCCATGTTCCCCAACCCGATGAAGCCGACCTTCATGAAGATGCTCCCTTTGCAATACCAGCGAGTTAAGGGCAGGCGTCACCCATCAAGCACCTCATCGTCCAGTGACTCGGAAGGTCAATCCAGACCGCATCCAGTAGCCGTTCAGATCTTGGCACGGCGCTACTTTCCTGCCTTTAACAAGCCGACTAGTCTTCTGTGAGTCTACTCCATTTAAGGTGGGTTTATGGATTCTCCATGGGAGCAACGACGTCTACCCGAAAGCCCCCGCAGTGAAGACAGGCGCGATGGGTACGAACGCGATCGGTCACGAATCATCCATTCGGCCGCATTCCGAAGACTCCAGGCAAAAACCCAAGTCCTAGGCATCGGTGAGGGAGATTTCCATCGAACCCGATTGACTCACTCAATGGAGGCAGCGCAAATCAGCAGAGGGCTTTTATATGTCCTTGGTCGCCAAACGCCGGACCTTAAGCGCCACCTGCCTCCGATCCATTTGCTAGAAGCAATTTGCCTTGCGCATGACCTTGGACACCCCCCGTTCGGCCATACCGGCGAGACAGCGCTCAATCTCGCCATGTTGGAACATGGCGGATTTGAAGGGAACGGGCAGACCTTGCGCCTCCTGGCAAAACTCGAAGCCCACACGGAAAATTACGGACTAAACCCAACACGGCGGACGCTCCTCGGCATTCTTAAATACCCGACTTCCTATTCACAGATTAGGAGCGCCGAAACAATCAAGACACCAAAAGACAGATTTGAAATCCGCTGGAACGACTGGAAACCACCCAAGTGCTATCTTGACGACGATAAAGATGTCGTTGATTTCATCTTGGAACCGCTTCCATCTGCCGAAAAATCGCGCTTCACGGAACCCCAGGCACCTGCCACAAAGAACAAGCACGGCAAGCCGAAATGGCAATCGCTCGACACATCAATCATGACGTTGGCCGACGATATTGCATTCGGCGTTCACGACCTTGAGGACGCTGCAGCGCTCGGGCTTATCGAACAAGCAGATATCGAAAATATTGCCTGGGACCCAGAAAGTGAGTGGGCGACCAAATTCGAAGTCAACAAGTCTCTACATAAGGTCTTCTCAAAGAGCCATCACATCAGGAAGCAAGGCACTGGGGCTCTTGTCAATGCTTTTATACAGGCAGCAAAGTGGTCCCAGACGGATGAATTCGAGACCCCTTTGTTGAAATATAACGCTCGACTCACAAGCGAAGCAGACGCTCTCCTGGCCAAACTCAAGGACGTCGAGTTTGAAAGAGTAATCAATACGCACACAGTGCAAACCTTGGAATATAGAGGTGGACACTTGGTCCTTGAGCTCTTCAAGGCGATCGCGGCCGCCCCCGAGAAACTATTGCCTGAAACATTCCGCATGGAACACAAGGCACGCACAGGCAAAGAGGCGATGCGAGTCATCTGCGACTACGTTTCGGGCATGACAGATGAGTTTGCCACCAAGCAGTACGAACGCCTGTTTGTTCCACGGCGGGGCAGTGCACTTTCCCCAGCTTGATTGCGCCAAATGACTACGTCTCTTCCGACACGTCCAGCCGCTCGAAGGCGCGGCCCAGGACGGCGACGCCCAGCGCCACCTCCGCGAACAGTGCTCCCGCCGCCACCAGCCCCGCGAGCGGAACCGCCCAGGGCCCCATGACAGTGAACAGCGGATAGCCCACCAGGAGGGCCACCACCCCCGCGGGCAACAGTCCCAGGAACGTCACCACCAGCGTGCCCACCAGCGTGAGCAGCCGCTGGCCCAGCGCCTCCACGCCGCGCGCCCGCTCGGAGTCCGCTGGAATCCACGCGGGCAGCAGCACCACCGCCGCGTTCTGCACGAACAGCCCCGCGAGCCCCAGCGCCGGCAACACCGGCAAGAGGCCCAGCACCACCGGCGCGGACCACGGCGCGAGCGTCTCGTCGTCCGTGCCCACGCCCAGCACCAGCGCCACGGCCAGCATCACCCACTGCGCCGCGCCCAGCGTCAGCGCGGAGGCGCCCAGCTCCGCGCCCACCACCTGCCGCCCCGTGAGGGGCAGGGCTCGCAATAGCTCCAGCTTGGGCAGGTCCATGCGCAGGTCGGTGCGGAACGCGCTCGGGCCAATCACGGCCATGGCCACCGCGATCATCAGGGCCATGGGCCCCAGGAACTCACGGCTGTTGGAGAACAGCCGCGTGTCCCCCATCAACAGCGCGAACACGGCGCCCATCACCCCGAAGGACAGCAGCATCACCAGCCCGCTGCCCATGCGCCTGCGCGCGATGAGGTTCTTCCAGAGCAGCGCCACCTCGGGACGCCCCCGGGCCTCGAGCACGAAGGGCACGCGGCCTACGCGCAGGTTGGCCGAGCGCGACGCCCGCTGCGCCCGCTGCCGCGTCCGCGCGTCCGCCCCCGCGACCGCCGAGTCCTCGAAGGGGACCTCCACCGCCAGCACCCAGGCGTAGTGCGCCACGAGCAGCGCCAGCGACGCCGGCAGGTAGCGCAGGAAGTCCTGTCCGCTGCGCGCCAGCGACGGAGCCACCAGCGCCCGGCCCGGCCACAGCACCGCGCGAGGCCCGGGTGCGTTGAGCACGTCGCGCAGCCACTCGCGCACGGCGAAGGGCGCGGAGAGGTTCTCCGGCAGCGGATGGTCGCGCAGCGTGGACAGCAGCGTGCCCATCCCCGCCACGAGGACCACCGCCACCACCGTCCACCGCACCGCGCTGCCCCAGCGCCCTCGCGACACGAGCCACGCGCGCACGAAGGACGCCGCGGTGCCGTGCAGGTACAGCGTCCCCATGGCCAGCGCCGCGCCCAGGAAGAAGAGCTCCGGCCGGGGGCTGGTGAAGCGCCCCACGAAGAGGGTCGCCGCCAGCGCCGCGAGCATCGCGCTCAAGAGGCCGCGCAGCAGCTTGTAGTGCAGCAGCGCCTGGCGCGTGACGGGCGCGGTGAAGAAGGTCTGCACCTCCGTCTGCGTGAAGGTCAGCGCCGGCCGGTCCGTGCCCAGCACCCACGCCGTCACCAGCGTGGCCAGCACCGACACCTCCAGCGAGAACTCCGCGAACAGCCTCGCGTTGGGAGACACCGCGCGGCCCGTGCCCTGGACGAAGACGCTGCGGCCCACCAGCGAGTACAGGTACGCGAGCCCCACCGCCGCGCCCAGGAGATAGCGCGGGCGCTTCAGCCGCTGCACCTGGCGCACCACCCGGTTGCGCCACGTCCTCACCCAGAGGAACGCCACCGCGCTCGGGAAGCTCACGCCGGTTCGTTCCCCCGCGCCGCCGCCTCCGCTGACGCCGCGCTGGTGATGCGCACGAACAGCTCCTCCAGCGACGCGCCGTCCCCCGCCCCGCCCGCCATCTGCTCGCGGATCTCCGGCAGCGACCCCAGCGCCACCGCGCGCCCTCCGGCGATGACGAGCAGCCGGTGGCACAGCTCCTCCACCAGCGGCAGCAGGTGCGACGACAGCACCAGCGCCGTGCCCTCTTCCGAGCGGCGGCGCAGCGACGCCTTCATCCTGCGGATGCCCAGCGGATCCAACCCCGTCAGCGGTTCGTCCAGGAGGATGAGCCGGGGCTGGTGCAGGAAGCCGCACGCGATGGACAGCTTCTGCTTCATGCCCCGCGACAGCTCGCCCGGCAGCGACTTCTCCCGTCCGGTCAGCTCCATCTCCTCCAGCAGCGCGCGGCCTCGCGCCTCCCAGTCCTCCACGCCGTAGAGGCGCGCGGTGAAGTTCAGGTGCTCCCAGACGGTGAGGTACTCGAAGAAGCGCGGCTCGTCCGGCAGGAACGCCAGCTGGCGCTTCGCCTCCACCGGCGCCACCGCCAGGTCATGCCCCGCCACCCGCACGCGGCCCACGGACGGCGGAAGGATGCCGGCCAGGCACCGCAGCGTGGACGTCTTGCCCGCGCCGTTGGGGCCCACCAGGCCCAGCACCTCGCCGGGCGCCACCTGGAAGGTCAGCCCGCGCACCGCCCGCACCGCGCCGTACGTCTTCTCCAGCCCCTCGACGTCCAGCGCCGGTTCCATGCGTGCCCTTGGGCCTCCTTGGGAAAGCTCAGCCGAGCTTCAGGAGTTCCTTCACGGTGTCCAGCACCACGCGGGCCTGCACGGGCTTCACCAGGTACGCGGTGGCCCCCAGCGCCATGGCCCGCTCGCGGTCCGCGCTCGCGCCCTCGGTCGTCACGACGACGATGGGCACCGCCCGGTGGTCTTCCGTCTGACGGATGTGGTGGATGAGCTTCAGCCCGTCCATCAACGGCATGTTGATGTCCGTCATCACCAGGTCGAAGCGCCCCTGCGTGGTGAGCTTCTTCAGCCCCTCCACGCCGTCCTGCGCCTCGATGCAGACCACGTCCGTCAGGCGCTGGAGCGCGTACATGATGCTGCGGCGCATGGCCTGCGAGTCATCCACCACCAGCGCGCGGATCTGCTGCGACATGGCCCTCAGCCTACCACCGGCGCACCGCCCGTCCCGGGTTTGTGCGGCGGCTGTCATGCACCCGGCGATTCACTGCCCGGAGGACTGCTTGCGGCGGCGCACCAGCGCGGCCAGCTCAGAACCGATGTCGTCCAGTGGAAGCACCCGGGTCACCGCCCCGGTGGCGATGGCCTCCTTGGGCATGCCGTACACCACGGCCGTGTCCTCGGACTCCGCCCACGTCTCGCCGCCCTCGCGGCGGACCGCGCGCACGCCCTGCGCCCCGTCCGCGCCCATGCCCGTCAACACCACCGCCACCGCGCGAGGGCCCAGCACCTCCGCCGCGCTCTCGAAGAGCCGGTCCACCGACGGGGCGTACTTGTCCGCGGGCACCGGCGACGGCGTGCGCAATTCCAGGCGCCCGGTCCGGTCCGACAGCAGCAGGTGCCGCCCGCCCGGCGCGATGTAGACGTGGCCCGGCGTCACCACGTCGCCCTCGCACGCCTCCGTCACCGTGAAGGGACCGATGCGGTCCAGGCGCTCCGCGAAGGCCCGGGTGAACTGCGAGGGCATGTGCTGGCCCACCAGCACGCTGACGGTCGGCTCGGAGGCCAGCCCCTCCAGCAGCCGCTGCACCGCGGGGGGCCCGCCCGTGGACGCGCCCACGGCGATGACCTGCGGCACCTCGCCCGTCAGCAGGGCGCTGCGCAGCGCGGCCCCGTGGCGTCCGCCGGACTTCACGTGGCGGGTCGCGTGCACCTTGTCGAGCAGCTCGCGCCGCAGCTTCTCCAGCGCCTCGGGGGTGCCCTCGGGCGGCTTGGCGATGAAGTCGAACGCGCCCAGCTCCAGCGCCTTGAGCACGTCCGACTGGTGCGCGTAGCTGGAGATGACGATGACGGGCGTGGGCGACGCGCGCATGAGCAGCCGCAGGAAGGTGTGGCCGCCCAGCCGGGGCATCTCCAGGTCCAGCGTCACCACGTCCGGCTTCAGGTCCAGGACCTTCTTGAGCCCCTCCTCGCCGTCCTGCGCCCAGTCCAGCACCATCACGTCGGAGGCGGACTCCAGCAGCGTGGTGAGCGTGCGGCGGTTGGTGGCCGAGTCGTCGATGACGAGCACCGTGAGCGGACGTGCCATCAGCGGCCCTCCCCGCCCGGAAGCTCGGGCCGGCGGTACACGAGGTCGCCCTTCAGGTGCACCAGCTCGAAGTCCGCGCCCAGGCTGAGCAGGTTCTCCGCGTGGCCCAGCAGCAGGTAGCCGCCGGGACAGAGCCGGTCGCGGATGACGCCCAGCACGCGGCGGCGCGCGGCCTGGTCGAAGTAGATCATCACGTTGCGGCAGAAGACGACGTCCGTGCGCGGCACCAACTGGCTGCCCGCCACGTCCGCCAGGTTGTGGTGGCCGAAGTTCACCCACGCCTTCACGTCGTCGCGCACGCGGACGCGGTTGACACCCACGGGGATGAAGTAGCGCTCCAGCAGGTCCGGCGGCGTCGCGCGCAGCGCGCTGGGGCCGTACTCCGCGCGGCGGGCCACGGCCAGCACGCGGCGCGACAGGTCCGTGCCGATGACCTCCACGTCCCAGTCGTTGAAGCGGCCGCTGTCCTTCAGCAGCATGGCCAGCGTGTACGCCTCCTCGCCGGAGGAACACCCCGCGGACCACAGCCGCAGCCGGCGCGTGTGCGCGTTGCGCTTCTCCAGGATGGGAAGCAGCTCCTCGCAGAAGGCCTTGAGCTGCGCGGGTTCGCGGAAGAAGTACGTCTCGTGCGTGGTGAGGGACTCCACCGCCGCTTCCAGCTCCGCGTGGCGCTGGGCGTCGTAGCGCAGGTAGCGGTGGTAGGAGCCGAAGTCCTGGATGCCCAGCGCCTCCAGCCGGGGCCACAGCCGGCGCTCCATCACGAACTTCATGTTCTCGTGGATGAGGATTCCGCAGTGCGCGTAGACGTGGTCGCGCAGCAGCCGGAACTCCTCCAGCGTCATCTCCGGGCGGCCCTCGTCGAAGCGTGGCATCCGAGTCCTCCCCTCACCGCCCCGACGACAGCCGGGCCACCGCGTCCGCCAGCGCCGCGCGGGCCAGCGCGTCCCGCTCCACCGACAGCGCCTGCTCCAGCGCGAGGAGGCACTCCGGCCGCCCCAGGCCGCCCAGCACGCGCGCCGCCGCCACCCGCACGTCCCAGCGCGGATGGCCCAGCAGCGACACCGCCAGCGCCGCGCCATCCGCCGAGGCCTCCGCCGACGCCAGCGCCGCCAGCGCCGCCTTCACCACCTCCGCGTCGGGGTGGCTGAGCGCGTCCCACAGCACGCCCGCGCCCACCGTCCCCAGCTTCGTCAGGGCCCGCACCGCCAGCATCGCGAGCCCACTGTCGCCGTGGCGCACCAGCGACTCCAGGTCCGCCGAGCGCTCCTTCGCGCCCGCCGCGCCCACCGCCTCCACCGCGGCCACGCGCACGCCGCGGTCCTCGTCCTTCAGCGCGAGCCCCAGGAACGTCGCGGCCTCCTTGCCGCCCTGCTGGCCCAGGGAGCGCACCGCGGCGATGCGCACCCGGGGGGACTCGTCCGCCAGCGCGCCGCGCGCCAGCTCCAGGCCCGCTTCGCCATCCACGCGGCCCGCCGCCTCCACCGCCGCCGCGCGCCAGGAGGCCTCTTCATCGCGCGCCAGCCGCCGCAGCAGGGGCAGCACCCGCGCGCCGCCCAGCCGGCCCAGCACCGCCACCGCCGCGGGCGTCGCGCGCTGCTCCACCGCCGCCTCCAGCGCGGTCAGCGACGCCAGCGGATGCGCCACGGTCAACTGCTCCAGCGCCCGCGCCGCGATGCCCGACAGCGCGGGGTCCGCGAGCAGCTCCACCAGCGGCGCCACGGCCTGCGGCGAGCGCGTGCGCCCCAGCGCCCGCACCACCACCGCGCGCAGGTCGTCCTCCGCCCACTCCAGCAGCGCGCACAGCTCCGGCACCGACGTCGCGTCCACCAGCAGCACCAGCGCCTCCGCCGCCACCGTGCGCGCGGGCAGCGACAGCGTGCCCATGCCCTCCAGCAGGAGGCGCCGTCCGTCCGGTCCCAGCTGGCCCAGCGTGAAGAGCACCTCGCGCAGGAGCCGGTCCTCGCGCGCCACCTCCGCCACCGGCACCGCGAGCGACGCCTCTCCCAGCGCCCCGGCGGCCACCAGCGCGCCGGCCCGCACCTGGACGTCCTCGCCGTCCAGCGCCTGCGCCACGCGCTCCGTCACGCCCGGGATGCCGCCCAGCACCGAGCGCGCCACCGCGTCCAGCTCCCCGCGCTCGTACGGGCCCAGCGCGCCGGCCTGCGTCCCCAGCGCGACGAGGGCCGCCTCTCGCACCGAGCGCACCGGCGAGGCCAGGGCCCGGCAGATGCGCTCCGTGGCCACGCCCGGAGCGTACAGGCCCAGCAGCCGCAGGGCGCTGCGCTGCAACGCCGGGTCCTCCACCAGCGCCATCACCCGCTCCAGCGGGGGCGCGCGCTTGAGCGACGCGAGGCCTTCCAGCGCGGCCAGCCGCAGCAGGGGCGTGGGCGTGTCCAGCAGCCCCTCCAGCGCTCGCGCCGCGGCGGGCCCGCCCATCCGGCCCAGCGCCTCCGCGGCGGCCACGCGCACGTTGAGGTCGCCGTCGGAGAGCGCGCGCAGGAGCACGTCCTCCACCTCCGGGTGCCCCAGCTGTCCCAGGATGTCCGCCGCCAGCTTGCGCTGATCCGGATCCTCGTGCTCCAGCAGGTGCACCAGCGGCTGCGTCGCCACGGGCCCCATGCCCGCCAGCGCCTCGGCCGCCGCGTTGCGTGCGCCCGTCTCGCCGCGCTCCCCCAGGACGGAGATGAGCCGCGCGGTGACCCCCTGCGCGTCCGGCACGCGGCGCAGGCCCTCCGCCGCCGCGTGGCGCACGCGCCAGCTCTCGTCATGGAGTCCGGTGGTGAAGGTCTCCAGGGCCCCGGGCGCGCGCGGATCCACCGCCTGCAACGCCCGGTACCGGGCCTCCTCCTGCCCCGCGGGGGACCGCACCGTGTCGCTCATCCGCCGTCCTCCTTCCGGGGGTCCGTTCCTCGGGGTGTCCGCATCCTGCTTGAAGCGGCGGAGGGAGTCGCGCCCCACGAGGCCGGAACGGAGGCCCGGCGGGCCCATTCCCCGAGGGCCCCTCGCGCCGGGAGGCAACCTGGCGCCGGCCTGGAACGTTCACCTTCACACCCTTTCAGGGGCTCCAGGGCTCCGCGTCCCAGCCCTCCTGCGAGAAGAACCAGAGCGAGTAGACGCCCAGCGCCGTGCCCAGCGGAAAGGTGGGCAGCGCCACGAGGGCGAGCAGCGTGGCCAGCCCCTTGGAGACACGGCGGCCGCGCACCAGCCCCAGTCCCAGGGCGAGCCCCGCGATGGACGCCGCCAGGAGCACGAAGAAGATGGCCGCCATCGCGAGGACCCAAGGGTTCTCCCACACCGGCAGCCGAGGGGCGGACCTCCCGGCGGCGGCGACGAAGCCCAGGGCGGCCGTGACGTACGCCATCGCCCCCGTGGCCAGCAGCATCAACGCGTGGACGAACAAGTAGAAGAACCCCAGCGACTTCCGGTGCCCGCTCAGGTCTCGCATGACGTCCCTTCCTAAATCCGGGGCGCGCACGGCGAAAACGGCGCGCTCACCCCCCGGACGGAGGGCGCGCGTCACGTTCCAGCTCCGCGCGCAGGAGCGCCTTCAGGTCCAGCAGCAGCCGCAGCCGCTCCGGCGGTCCGCACACGCCCACCACGAACGGCGTGCGACCTCCGGACATGAGCGCCGGCGCGGGCTTGATGTCGCCGCGGCGCACGCGCAGCACCTCCGCCACGCGGTCCACTCGCGCCACCACGCGGCGCGCGCCCAGCCGGCACACGAGCATCCGCGTGCGCCGCGTCTCCTGCGCGGGCTGACCCAGCAGGCGCCGCCGCAGGTCCACCACCGGGAGCATCGCGCCGCGCAGGTGCAGCACGCCCTCCACGAAGGCGGGCGCGTGCGGAATGGGAATCACGCGCTGGGGCGGGAGGATCTCCTCCACACGCATGATGTCCAGCACGTACTCCTCGTTGCCCACGAAGAAGGCGCACAGCTGCACCTCGGCTTCGGCCACCGGCGCGTTGCCGGGAACGTCGCCGCGCGGACGGCGGGTCAGCAGGTTCACGGGGTCCGTCATGGGGCGAGCGCCTGCTCCGGATCCAACAGGATGTAGAGCTGCGAGCCCTTGCGCCCCAGCCCCGCCACGCAGTCGCGGTCCCCGCGCAGCCCCGCGGGCGATAGCTCCACCATGGACGGCTTGAGCCGCACCACGCCCGCCACCGAGTCCACCCACACGCCCGCGGGCCCGTCGTCCATCTTGAGCACGAGGATGCGCGCCTCCCGGGGCGGCAGGCCCGCGTCCGGCCCCGCCACCAGCGGCGGAGCCTCCGCCAGCCGCAGCCGCAGCTTCACGTCGTAGACGGGCAACAGCTCCCCGCGCAGGTTCATCACGCCCAGCAGGTGCGGCTCCGCGCGCGGAATCTCCGTGAGCAGCGGCACCTTGCAGATCTCCCTCACCGCGAGGATGGGCACCGCGTAGCACTCGGATTCCAGGCGGAAGGCGAGGTACTCGACCGGCTCCTCCTCCAGCAGCGGCGGCGCCAGGTCGTCACTGCCCGCGGCGAAGTCCAGCAGGCCGCCGACGTCCTCGTCCGGGCGGTAGAAGAACGCGTCGAGCAGGGCTTCGAAACGGGACACGGCCGGGAGGATAGCAGCCCCCGGCGCGGACGCCTCAAGCGCGGCGCCGCTCGTGCGCGATGCCCTCTTCCAGGAGTTCCGCGACATCCAGCACCAGGACGGTGCGCCGGTTGCCCAGGTCGGTGGCGCCGGAGATGCCCTTCACGCGGCTCAGGCGGCCGCCCAGGGGCTTGGTGACGATGTCCTGCTGGCCGAACAGCTCGTCCACCGCGATGCCCAGCCGCTGCTGCGCCAGGCCCACCACGACGACGAAGTGGCGGTTCACCTCGCGCTCCGGCAGGTGGAACAGGCGCCCCAGCCGCAGGAAGGGCAGCGTCTGGCCGCGCAGGTCCAGCACCTCGCGGCGCTCCACGGTGCGGATGTCGCGCGGCTGCACGGAGAGGATCTCCAGCACGCTGTTGAGCGGCACCGCGTACGTGCGGCCGCTGACGCCCACCACCAGCGCGCGCACGATGGCCAGCGTCACCGGCAGCGTCAGGTGGAAGGCCGTGCCCTTCCCGCGCTCGCTCCACACGTCGATGATGCCGGAGAGGTTGCCCAGGTTGTTCTTCACCACGTCCAGGCCCACGCCCCGTCCGGAGAGCGAGCTGACGCTGGAGCGCGTGGAGAAGCCCGGCAGGAAGATGAGGTTGAGCAGCTCGCGCCGCGTCATCTCACTGACCTGCGGCGGGGTGACGAGCCCGCGCGCGAGCGCCACCTCGCGCACGCGCACCTCGTCGATGCCGGAGCCGTCGTCGGACACGCTGATGACGACGTGGTTGCCCTTCTGCTCCGCGCGCAGCCGCACCACCGCGCGCCGGGGCTTGCCCGCGCCGAGCCGCGCCTCCGGCCCCTCCGCGCCATGGTCGATGGCGTTGCGGATGAGGTGCATCAGCGGGTCGCTGAGCTCCTCGACGATGAGCTTGTCCAGTTCCACCTCGCCGCCGGAGCTGACGAAGTCGATCTCCTTGCCGGCCTCGCGGGCAATCTTGCGCACCAGCCGCGCCAGCTTGTCGAAGACCTGGCCCACCGGGACCATGCGCGCTTCGAGCAGCCCCTCCTGGAGCGCCTCCAGCTTGCGCTCCAGCTGCCGCGTCTCACGCGACAGCTCCTGGCCGAAGAGCTTGGACAGCGCGACCGCCCCGTCCTGCCGGGACGTCTCCGCCAGCCGCTGGAGGTTCGCCTTGATGAGCAGCAGTTCGCCCACCATGTTGATGAGCCCGTCCAGCCGCCCGATGTCCACGCGCACCGTCTGCGTGAGCGAGCGCAGGGACGTCTCTTCCGGCTTGGGACGGCCCGCGGGGATGGGCGCGGACGCGGCGGCCTGGAGCCCGACCACGGTGGGCGGAGGCGACACCGCCCGCATGCGCGGAGGGCTCCCCCCCGGAATCGCCGGCACGGTCGCGAGGCTGGTGGACGTCACGGCCGGCTCGGAGTCCTCGTCGGAGTCCTCCTCGTCGGTGTCCGCGAGCAGGACCTCCGCGTCGGCCTCTTCGCGCCCGGGAGCCGGCGGGGGCACGTCGAACGCGGGCCCCGCCGCACCTTCCCCTGGCTGGCGCACGGACAGCGGGGCCAGCTCCGCGGGCGTGCCCCGGAGGCCGTCCTCCAGCGCCTGCGCGCCGACCTTCGCGCCGAAGATGAGGTCGAACGCGATGCCGTTGGCGCCGCCCGGCCGCGACGAGGGCAGCGTGCTGATGACCTCGCCCAGGGGCTTGAGGCGCGCGTTCAGGTCCGCGAGCCCCTGGTCGAAGTCCGTGAGGTCGAACGCCGCGCGCACCCGCCACAGGGACACCCCGCGCCGCACGTTCTCGCGCAGCCGGTGCTCCTCGTACTCGGTGAAGACGGCGCGCACCGTCGCGTCCAGCTCCAGCCGCTCCAGCGGATCCTCTTCCACGGCGGGCGGAGGCGAGCCCAGCCGCGCCATCCGGTCCTCCATGGCCCGGGTGCGCTGGGTGAGCTCCTGGCCCTCCTCGGTCCGGGACGCCTCCCCGAGCAGCGCCTGGAAGGTGTCCAGCGCGTCCACCAGCGTGTCCAGGACCCCGTCGTCCAGCGTCAGCCGGCCCAGCCGCAGCCGGTCCAGCAGGTCCTCCGCCGCGTGCGCCAGCTGGCTGATGCGCTCCTGGCCGAAGAGGCCCGACAGCCCCTTGAGCGAGTGCGCCGCGCGGAAGATGCCGTTGATGTGCTCCGGATCCGCCTCCTGCCCGCGCGCCTCGTCCAGCGCCAGCAGGTCGCGGCCCAGCGCATCGAGGATTTCCGTGGCCTCGGCGACGAACTCCGCCAGCGCCTTGCCCCCGGGCGTCACAGCGGCTTCAGGAAGCGCCGCAGGAGCGCCTCCAGGTCCTCCGGCTGGAACGGCTTCACCAGGTAGCCGGCCGCGCCCAGCGCCATGCCCCGCGAGCGGTCCTGCTCACGCCCCTCGGTGGTGACGATGATGAGCGGCACGTCCCGGTAGTTGGGGTTCTTCTTGACGAAGTTGATGAGCTCCAGCCCGTTGATGTCGGGCATGTTGATGTCGGTGATGATGAGGTCGAAGCGCTGGCGGGGCAGCAGCTTCAGCGCCTCGAAGCCGCTGGCGGTGGTGACGGCCTCGACGCCGTCCACGGCCTCCACGGTCGCGGCGATGTGCTCGCGCGACACCTTGGAGTCCTCGACGATCAACACCTTGAACTTCATCGCGCGCGCCTCAGGGCCCGGATGCTAGCAGAACCCCCGCCCGGACGCTGCGCGTCAGCCCTTCCGGGATGACAGCGACCCGACAAGCCCCTTGTCCGCGAGGAGGGACACCCGTCCCCCCTTGAACGCGGGCAGGAACTGCCGCTGGTACGCCTCCGCGCGGGCCGAGTCACTCAAGGAAGCCCCCTGGGGGACC
The window above is part of the Corallococcus caeni genome. Proteins encoded here:
- a CDS encoding ABC transporter ATP-binding protein, whose translation is MEPALDVEGLEKTYGAVRAVRGLTFQVAPGEVLGLVGPNGAGKTSTLRCLAGILPPSVGRVRVAGHDLAVAPVEAKRQLAFLPDEPRFFEYLTVWEHLNFTARLYGVEDWEARGRALLEEMELTGREKSLPGELSRGMKQKLSIACGFLHQPRLILLDEPLTGLDPLGIRRMKASLRRRSEEGTALVLSSHLLPLVEELCHRLLVIAGGRAVALGSLPEIREQMAGGAGDGASLEELFVRITSAASAEAAARGNEPA
- a CDS encoding NAD(P)-dependent oxidoreductase, translating into MKVGFIGLGNMGTPMAKNLAGAGHELTVWNRTASKAEPLKQQGARVAKTPAEAARDAEVVVSMLADDHAAEAAVLGQDGIVSALPRNGIHVSSSTISVALSERLTKAHADAGQGYVSAPVFGRPEAAAGKQLWVVAAGPKAQVERVRPVLTGLGRGLTELGERPSAANTVKLSGNFLIASMMEALSEAFALAEKCGVERAAFLDVFKSVFAKAPIFENYAGAIAKGQYTPAGFALRLGLKDVTLALEAGRTAEVPLPLASLLRDHFLTGVAQGRGDEDWSALGALAQERAGITKKA
- a CDS encoding response regulator, whose amino-acid sequence is MSQQIRALVVDDSQAMRRSIMYALQRLTDVVCIEAQDGVEGLKKLTTQGRFDLVMTDINMPLMDGLKLIHHIRQTEDHRAVPIVVVTTEGASADRERAMALGATAYLVKPVQARVVLDTVKELLKLG
- a CDS encoding putative ABC exporter domain-containing protein, producing MSFPSAVAFLWVRTWRNRVVRQVQRLKRPRYLLGAAVGLAYLYSLVGRSVFVQGTGRAVSPNARLFAEFSLEVSVLATLVTAWVLGTDRPALTFTQTEVQTFFTAPVTRQALLHYKLLRGLLSAMLAALAATLFVGRFTSPRPELFFLGAALAMGTLYLHGTAASFVRAWLVSRGRWGSAVRWTVVAVVLVAGMGTLLSTLRDHPLPENLSAPFAVREWLRDVLNAPGPRAVLWPGRALVAPSLARSGQDFLRYLPASLALLVAHYAWVLAVEVPFEDSAVAGADARTRQRAQRASRSANLRVGRVPFVLEARGRPEVALLWKNLIARRRMGSGLVMLLSFGVMGAVFALLMGDTRLFSNSREFLGPMALMIAVAMAVIGPSAFRTDLRMDLPKLELLRALPLTGRQVVGAELGASALTLGAAQWVMLAVALVLGVGTDDETLAPWSAPVVLGLLPVLPALGLAGLFVQNAAVVLLPAWIPADSERARGVEALGQRLLTLVGTLVVTFLGLLPAGVVALLVGYPLFTVMGPWAVPLAGLVAAGALFAEVALGVAVLGRAFERLDVSEET
- a CDS encoding anti-phage deoxyguanosine triphosphatase, translated to MDSPWEQRRLPESPRSEDRRDGYERDRSRIIHSAAFRRLQAKTQVLGIGEGDFHRTRLTHSMEAAQISRGLLYVLGRQTPDLKRHLPPIHLLEAICLAHDLGHPPFGHTGETALNLAMLEHGGFEGNGQTLRLLAKLEAHTENYGLNPTRRTLLGILKYPTSYSQIRSAETIKTPKDRFEIRWNDWKPPKCYLDDDKDVVDFILEPLPSAEKSRFTEPQAPATKNKHGKPKWQSLDTSIMTLADDIAFGVHDLEDAAALGLIEQADIENIAWDPESEWATKFEVNKSLHKVFSKSHHIRKQGTGALVNAFIQAAKWSQTDEFETPLLKYNARLTSEADALLAKLKDVEFERVINTHTVQTLEYRGGHLVLELFKAIAAAPEKLLPETFRMEHKARTGKEAMRVICDYVSGMTDEFATKQYERLFVPRRGSALSPA